In Gossypium arboreum isolate Shixiya-1 chromosome 5, ASM2569848v2, whole genome shotgun sequence, a single genomic region encodes these proteins:
- the LOC108453458 gene encoding uncharacterized protein LOC108453458 isoform X2, with translation MPDTQALVNDFLNKLKKRKIEGSQATAKQTAELLRSVISQTRMPYTNQAAALIHSVKAVGERLIAANPVELAVGNVVRRVLHIIREEDLSLTTAAMAGLNLSAESDDEDDTDRDNHPALSAAAIAAASRSTLRPPSLQTLLEDVPDSAAVPHTSSSGGDSEGKSKSADKSSRSRKLKHDVIEAVNELIQDISTCHELIAEQAVEHIHQNEVILTLGSSRTVLEFLCAAKEKKRSFRVFVAEGAPRYQGHLLAKELVTRGLQTTLITDSAVFAMISRVNMVIVGAHAVMANGGVIAPVGLNMVALAAQKHAVPFVVLAGSHKLCPLYPHHPEVLLNELRSPSELLDFGEFSDCLDFGSGIGAPLLHVVNPTFDYVPPKLRRA, from the exons ATGCCAGACACGCAGGCTCTCGTCAATGATTTTCTTAACAAGCTTAAAAAACG TAAGATTGAGGGTTCACAAGCAACAGCGAAGCAGACAGCGGAACTGCTTCGGTCAGTGATTTCTCAAACTCGAATGCCTTATACGAACCAGGCTGCTGCTTTGATTCATTCGGTTAAAGCTGTTGGAGAACGATTGATTGCTGCAAATCCTGTcg AGCTTGCTGTGGGTAATGTTGTGAGGCGTGTTTTGCACATTATCAGAGAGGAGGATCTTTCTCTGACAACAGCTGCTATGGCTGGATTGAACTTATCTGCTGAAAGTGATGATGAAGATGACACTGATAGAGACAACCACCCAGCATTATCGGCTGCTGCCATTGCTGCTGCTTCTAGAAGCACTTTACGTCCACCTTCCTTGCAGACATTACTTGAGGATGTGCCTGATTCTGCAGCAGTTCCTCATACATCTTCTTCTGGCGGAGATTCTGAAGGAAAAAGCAAAT CTGCTGATAAAAGTTCAAGAAGTCGGAAGCTGAAGCATGATGTCATTGAAGCAGTCAATGAGCTTATTCAAGACATTAGCACTTGCCACGAACTGATTGCTGAGCAAGCAGTAGAGCATATACATCAAAA TGAGGTGATATTAACTTTAGGCAGTTCAAGAACTGTGTTGGAATTTCTTTGTGCTGCAAAAGAGAAGAAACGATCATTTCGGGTATTTGTTGCTGAAGGTGCTCCAAG GTATCAGGGGCATCTTCTTGCAAAAGAATTGGTTACAAGAGGTCTACAAACTACTCTGATTACTGACTCTGCAGTTTTCGCCATGATTTCCCGAGTAAACATG GTTATTGTTGGAGCTCATGCGGTCATGGCTAATGGGGGGGTCATAGCACCAGTTGGGCTGAACATGGTTGCCCTTGCTGCTCAGAAGCATGCTGTCCCATTTGTTGTACTTGCTGGCAGTCACAAG TTATGCCCCTTGTATCCTCATCACCCGGAAGTGTTGCTGAATGAATTGCGGTCCCCATCTGAGTTGCTAGATTTTGGAGAATTCTCGGATTGCTTGGATTTTGGAAGTGGCATTGGTGCCCCCCTTCTTCATGTCGTCAATCCAACATTTGACTATGTGCCACCGAAGCTT CGGAGGGCATAA
- the LOC108450598 gene encoding probable mediator of RNA polymerase II transcription subunit 26c isoform X2 codes for MVNGCKTCDFGERSNGYSVNKEGNLHESKGGEGRKGSPFKPQSDNEDDDVDPCGGVFDVEQKRVLEIKDLLEVPDQSEDSLVDLLQSLADMDITFQALKETDIGRHVNKFRKHSSNDVRRLVKQLVRKWKDIVDKWVMVNQPGEHEPAALMDRDSPQQKLPQNGGQQVPDDVYSPNLHNGSLGLNKNNSEPERKLKSIPHRKDPPIRHTHSTPPQNVQRQREEKESKFDSDRLASARKRLQESYKEAENAKRQRTVQVMDINELPKPKNGFFAKNKGSGSQGRHW; via the exons ATGGTTAATGGATGTAAAACCTGTGATTTTGGTGAGAGATCAAATGGATATTCAGTTAATAAAGAAGGCAACCTCCATGAAAGTAAAGGTGGGGAAGGACGAAAAGGGTCTCCTTTTAAACCTCAATCCGACAATGAAGATGATGATGTGGACCCTTGTGGAGGCGTGTTTGATGTTGAACAAAAAAGGGTCCTTGAAATTAAGGACCTTCTTGAAGTACCTGATCAG TCTGAAGATTCTTTGGTCGATTTGCTTCAAAGCTTGGCGGATATGGATATAACATTTCAAGCTCTCAAG GAAACTGATATTGGGAGACATGTGAACAAATTCAGAAAGCATTCATCAAATGATGTTAGGAGATTAGTGAAGCAACTTGTCAG GAAATGGAAAGATATTGTAGATAAATGGGTAATGGTGAATCAGCCGGGAGAACATGAACCTGCTGCACTTATGG ATAGAGATTCACCACAGCAAAAGCTTCCTCAAAATGGTGGTCAACAG GTTCCTGATGATGTCTACTCTCCAAACCTGCATA ATGGGAGTCTTGGTTTAAACAAGAATAATTCAGAACCTGAAAGGAAGTTAAAGTCAATCCCTCATCGAAAAGATCCTCCAATTAGACATACTCACTCAACTCCTCCACAAAATGTGCAG AGACAGAGAGAAGAAAAGGAAAGCAAATTTGACTCTGACAGGCTGGCTTCTGCAAGGAAAAGGCTTCAAGAAAGTTATAAAGAAGCTGAAAATG CCAAAAGGCAAAGAACAGTACAAGTGATGGACATTAATGAGCTACCAAAACCCAAGAACGGTTTCTTTGCAAAAAACAAAGGAAGTGGCTCTCAAGGGAGGCACTGGTGA
- the LOC108453458 gene encoding uncharacterized protein LOC108453458 isoform X1, producing the protein MPDTQALVNDFLNKLKKRKIEGSQATAKQTAELLRSVISQTRMPYTNQAAALIHSVKAVGERLIAANPVELAVGNVVRRVLHIIREEDLSLTTAAMAGLNLSAESDDEDDTDRDNHPALSAAAIAAASRSTLRPPSLQTLLEDVPDSAAVPHTSSSGGDSEGKSKSADKSSRSRKLKHDVIEAVNELIQDISTCHELIAEQAVEHIHQNEVILTLGSSRTVLEFLCAAKEKKRSFRVFVAEGAPRYQGHLLAKELVTRGLQTTLITDSAVFAMISRVNMVIVGAHAVMANGGVIAPVGLNMVALAAQKHAVPFVVLAGSHKLCPLYPHHPEVLLNELRSPSELLDFGEFSDCLDFGSGIGAPLLHVVNPTFDYVPPKLVSLFITDTGGHNPSYMYRLIADYYSADDLVLERRTASGN; encoded by the exons ATGCCAGACACGCAGGCTCTCGTCAATGATTTTCTTAACAAGCTTAAAAAACG TAAGATTGAGGGTTCACAAGCAACAGCGAAGCAGACAGCGGAACTGCTTCGGTCAGTGATTTCTCAAACTCGAATGCCTTATACGAACCAGGCTGCTGCTTTGATTCATTCGGTTAAAGCTGTTGGAGAACGATTGATTGCTGCAAATCCTGTcg AGCTTGCTGTGGGTAATGTTGTGAGGCGTGTTTTGCACATTATCAGAGAGGAGGATCTTTCTCTGACAACAGCTGCTATGGCTGGATTGAACTTATCTGCTGAAAGTGATGATGAAGATGACACTGATAGAGACAACCACCCAGCATTATCGGCTGCTGCCATTGCTGCTGCTTCTAGAAGCACTTTACGTCCACCTTCCTTGCAGACATTACTTGAGGATGTGCCTGATTCTGCAGCAGTTCCTCATACATCTTCTTCTGGCGGAGATTCTGAAGGAAAAAGCAAAT CTGCTGATAAAAGTTCAAGAAGTCGGAAGCTGAAGCATGATGTCATTGAAGCAGTCAATGAGCTTATTCAAGACATTAGCACTTGCCACGAACTGATTGCTGAGCAAGCAGTAGAGCATATACATCAAAA TGAGGTGATATTAACTTTAGGCAGTTCAAGAACTGTGTTGGAATTTCTTTGTGCTGCAAAAGAGAAGAAACGATCATTTCGGGTATTTGTTGCTGAAGGTGCTCCAAG GTATCAGGGGCATCTTCTTGCAAAAGAATTGGTTACAAGAGGTCTACAAACTACTCTGATTACTGACTCTGCAGTTTTCGCCATGATTTCCCGAGTAAACATG GTTATTGTTGGAGCTCATGCGGTCATGGCTAATGGGGGGGTCATAGCACCAGTTGGGCTGAACATGGTTGCCCTTGCTGCTCAGAAGCATGCTGTCCCATTTGTTGTACTTGCTGGCAGTCACAAG TTATGCCCCTTGTATCCTCATCACCCGGAAGTGTTGCTGAATGAATTGCGGTCCCCATCTGAGTTGCTAGATTTTGGAGAATTCTCGGATTGCTTGGATTTTGGAAGTGGCATTGGTGCCCCCCTTCTTCATGTCGTCAATCCAACATTTGACTATGTGCCACCGAAGCTTGTTAGTCTCTTTATAACTGATAC CGGAGGGCATAATCCATCATACATGTACCGCCTGATTGCGGATTATTACTCTGCTGATGATCTTGTACTGGAACGAAGAACTGCTTCAGGAAATTAA
- the LOC108450598 gene encoding probable mediator of RNA polymerase II transcription subunit 26c isoform X1 has translation MVMDLDDFRSVLETAGVDVWTFIDTAILAASLDYGEELKQRRDGIVERLYATSMVNGCKTCDFGERSNGYSVNKEGNLHESKGGEGRKGSPFKPQSDNEDDDVDPCGGVFDVEQKRVLEIKDLLEVPDQSEDSLVDLLQSLADMDITFQALKETDIGRHVNKFRKHSSNDVRRLVKQLVRKWKDIVDKWVMVNQPGEHEPAALMDRDSPQQKLPQNGGQQVPDDVYSPNLHNGSLGLNKNNSEPERKLKSIPHRKDPPIRHTHSTPPQNVQRQREEKESKFDSDRLASARKRLQESYKEAENAKRQRTVQVMDINELPKPKNGFFAKNKGSGSQGRHW, from the exons aTGGTAATGGATTTGGATGATTTCAGATCGGTTCTCGAAACAGCAGGTGTTGATGTGTGGACATTTATTGATACAGCAATCCTGGCAGCTTCTTTAGATTATGGTGAAGAGTTGAAGCAAAGGAGAGATGGGATTGTGGAGAGGCTTTATGCTACTTCCATGGTTAATGGATGTAAAACCTGTGATTTTGGTGAGAGATCAAATGGATATTCAGTTAATAAAGAAGGCAACCTCCATGAAAGTAAAGGTGGGGAAGGACGAAAAGGGTCTCCTTTTAAACCTCAATCCGACAATGAAGATGATGATGTGGACCCTTGTGGAGGCGTGTTTGATGTTGAACAAAAAAGGGTCCTTGAAATTAAGGACCTTCTTGAAGTACCTGATCAG TCTGAAGATTCTTTGGTCGATTTGCTTCAAAGCTTGGCGGATATGGATATAACATTTCAAGCTCTCAAG GAAACTGATATTGGGAGACATGTGAACAAATTCAGAAAGCATTCATCAAATGATGTTAGGAGATTAGTGAAGCAACTTGTCAG GAAATGGAAAGATATTGTAGATAAATGGGTAATGGTGAATCAGCCGGGAGAACATGAACCTGCTGCACTTATGG ATAGAGATTCACCACAGCAAAAGCTTCCTCAAAATGGTGGTCAACAG GTTCCTGATGATGTCTACTCTCCAAACCTGCATA ATGGGAGTCTTGGTTTAAACAAGAATAATTCAGAACCTGAAAGGAAGTTAAAGTCAATCCCTCATCGAAAAGATCCTCCAATTAGACATACTCACTCAACTCCTCCACAAAATGTGCAG AGACAGAGAGAAGAAAAGGAAAGCAAATTTGACTCTGACAGGCTGGCTTCTGCAAGGAAAAGGCTTCAAGAAAGTTATAAAGAAGCTGAAAATG CCAAAAGGCAAAGAACAGTACAAGTGATGGACATTAATGAGCTACCAAAACCCAAGAACGGTTTCTTTGCAAAAAACAAAGGAAGTGGCTCTCAAGGGAGGCACTGGTGA